One Parachlamydia sp. AcF125 DNA segment encodes these proteins:
- a CDS encoding lipoate--protein ligase family protein: protein MPDVSHSQKPLMHLAFLEGCSIFRQLQLEEALLRTDSRNWCLLNTSVEPAIVMGISGQVESLLNLGKLEKAPVPVIRRYSGGGTVYVDANTYFVSFIIQKSCLQAPAYPEFIHQWAKQFYIRVFYDSAFQLLENDYVFGMRKFGGNAQYIRRDRIAHHTSFLWDFDPIAMEYLLLPQKTPRYRNSRSHSDFLCSLRDRFSTKKKLEEELIKALYQAYQVVPMPLEHLLEMEKAPHRQATSYVNLPSFIQPAANLSSCAQLVIN from the coding sequence ATGCCCGATGTGAGTCACTCGCAAAAACCTCTTATGCACCTCGCTTTTTTAGAAGGCTGCTCAATTTTTCGGCAATTACAACTTGAGGAGGCTTTGCTAAGGACCGATTCACGCAATTGGTGCTTGCTCAACACTTCTGTTGAGCCTGCTATAGTGATGGGGATTTCAGGACAGGTCGAATCTCTTCTAAATCTAGGCAAGCTTGAAAAAGCTCCCGTTCCTGTGATTCGCCGTTATAGTGGAGGAGGCACGGTTTATGTAGACGCCAACACCTATTTTGTCTCTTTTATCATCCAAAAAAGCTGCTTGCAAGCACCGGCATACCCTGAATTTATCCATCAGTGGGCCAAACAGTTTTATATCCGAGTTTTTTATGACTCTGCCTTTCAGCTATTAGAAAATGATTACGTATTTGGCATGCGGAAATTTGGAGGAAATGCCCAATACATTAGGCGAGACCGCATTGCCCATCATACCTCTTTCTTATGGGACTTCGATCCCATAGCCATGGAATATCTCCTTCTTCCTCAGAAGACCCCTCGCTACCGAAATTCCCGTTCACACAGCGATTTTCTCTGCTCCTTGCGAGATCGCTTTTCAACCAAAAAAAAGCTGGAAGAGGAATTGATCAAAGCCTTGTATCAGGCATATCAAGTTGTCCCAATGCCCCTAGAACACCTCTTAGAAATGGAAAAAGCACCTCATCGACAAGCAACAAGCTATGTCAATTTGCCTTCTTTTATCCAACCCGCAGCTAATCTTTCTTCTTGCGCCCAACTCGTAATTAATTGA
- a CDS encoding HPr family phosphocarrier protein, which translates to MKEVFQVHVKNSMGLHTRPATVIARLLQDCDSNVQFTCKKETVNAKSVLGILMLAAPKNSKIIVTIEGRDAEQTKLKLIEAFENKFWEDGE; encoded by the coding sequence GTGAAAGAAGTCTTTCAAGTTCACGTAAAAAACTCGATGGGTTTACATACACGCCCTGCCACGGTTATCGCGAGATTGTTACAAGACTGTGATAGCAATGTGCAATTTACCTGTAAAAAAGAGACTGTGAATGCAAAAAGTGTACTGGGGATTTTAATGTTAGCCGCGCCCAAAAACTCCAAAATTATTGTAACGATAGAGGGGCGGGATGCAGAACAAACGAAATTGAAATTAATTGAAGCATTTGAAAACAAATTTTGGGAAGACGGTGAATGA
- a CDS encoding STAS domain-containing protein: MNFSHTFQDDVLIITPEIENLDTKNATDFKQQVIELISNYENPKVVFDLHRLQFVDSSGLGSFLSILKALNKQGGNLKLSCLNRSTRATLEVVSLHKIFEIFKQKEEAISSFK; encoded by the coding sequence ATGAACTTTTCACATACTTTTCAAGATGATGTCTTAATTATCACTCCTGAAATTGAAAATTTAGATACCAAAAATGCCACCGATTTTAAGCAACAAGTGATAGAGTTGATTTCTAACTATGAAAATCCCAAAGTGGTTTTTGATTTGCATCGCTTACAATTTGTAGATAGCTCAGGACTGGGGAGTTTTCTTTCTATTCTAAAAGCTTTAAATAAACAGGGAGGAAATCTTAAGCTTTCTTGTTTAAATCGCTCAACCAGAGCTACTCTAGAAGTTGTTTCTTTGCATAAGATATTTGAGATTTTTAAACAGAAAGAAGAGGCGATCAGTTCGTTTAAATAG
- a CDS encoding phosphocholine cytidylyltransferase family protein translates to MKAVILAAGAGKRLGNEQGPKPLTKLLNGKTILELQLERLAPYFSVHDTLIVVGYQKEKVLEAFPEALFVYNSRFAEENTAKSLWRAFRKIEEDVLWMNGDVVFRPSVLQKVLACQATCMAVNIATVGGEEVKYRTHAGKFITQVSKEVEDPEGEAVGINFMTKKDLPLFRENLARCPDKEYFEKAIQWCIDAGMQVAPVKIAADECVEVDFPGDLEKANQLITSWAQEERLAAGWIKEGKLT, encoded by the coding sequence ATGAAAGCGGTTATTTTGGCTGCTGGAGCAGGGAAAAGGCTTGGGAACGAACAGGGTCCTAAGCCTTTGACTAAGTTGTTAAATGGAAAAACCATCCTTGAGCTTCAATTGGAGCGTTTAGCGCCCTATTTTTCTGTGCACGATACGTTAATTGTAGTAGGGTATCAGAAAGAAAAAGTCTTAGAAGCCTTCCCCGAGGCTTTATTTGTATATAACTCCCGCTTTGCTGAAGAAAACACGGCCAAAAGCCTGTGGCGAGCATTCCGAAAAATTGAGGAAGATGTGCTTTGGATGAATGGGGATGTGGTGTTTCGCCCTTCGGTATTACAAAAAGTTTTAGCTTGCCAAGCGACCTGCATGGCAGTAAATATCGCAACCGTGGGGGGAGAAGAGGTCAAATATCGCACACATGCAGGAAAGTTCATTACCCAGGTTTCAAAAGAGGTAGAAGACCCGGAAGGAGAAGCAGTTGGCATTAATTTTATGACTAAAAAAGACCTGCCGCTGTTTCGGGAAAATCTCGCCCGCTGTCCTGATAAAGAATACTTTGAAAAAGCCATTCAATGGTGCATTGATGCGGGAATGCAGGTCGCCCCCGTTAAAATTGCTGCCGATGAGTGTGTGGAGGTGGATTTTCCAGGTGATTTAGAAAAAGCTAATCAATTAATTACGAGTTGGGCGCAAGAAGAAAGATTAGCTGCGGGTTGGATAAAAGAAGGCAAATTGACATAG
- the pgtP gene encoding phosphoglycerate transporter protein PgtP yields the protein MRFLPKFLEPAPNLPEIQDQEEISKQYKYWRIRILYSMFIGYALFYFTRKSYTFAMPSMVAELGYDKSQLGILASVFSIAYGTSKFASGIVSDQSNARYFMAIGLMITGVINILFGMSSTLFFFILFWGLNGWFQGWGWPPCARLLTHWYSHSERGSWWSTWNVSHNVGAFLIPWVVGFCIYYFDDWRAGMYVPGMVCILSSFYLINRLRDTPQSIGLPSIEKFHNEMERSEDENGETKISTKEILMEYILKNPMIWLLSFAYFFVYFIRTGVNDWTALYLIEVKGYTQLKANGCVSLFEVGGFFGNLVAGWASDYFFSARRGPVNVLFSVLMLLSILAFWLVPGGYPWLDSISMLALGFAIFGPQLLIGVACVELSHKKAAATATGFAGWFAYMGAAASGYPLGKISQEIGWAGFFIALVVCGIFSIALLLPSWSITKRSKTVVNEESIAKTA from the coding sequence ATGAGGTTTCTGCCCAAATTTTTGGAACCCGCCCCGAACCTTCCAGAAATTCAAGATCAAGAAGAAATTAGCAAGCAGTATAAATATTGGCGTATTCGCATTTTGTATTCGATGTTTATTGGATACGCTTTGTTTTACTTTACTCGGAAAAGTTATACCTTTGCGATGCCAAGTATGGTCGCAGAACTCGGCTATGACAAGAGCCAACTGGGAATTTTAGCAAGCGTTTTTTCCATTGCTTACGGAACAAGTAAATTTGCTAGTGGAATTGTTTCCGATCAATCGAATGCGCGCTATTTTATGGCGATAGGGCTAATGATCACGGGTGTCATCAATATCTTATTCGGGATGTCTTCAACCCTTTTCTTTTTTATCTTATTTTGGGGTTTAAATGGATGGTTTCAAGGATGGGGATGGCCTCCTTGTGCACGACTCTTAACACATTGGTATTCCCATTCTGAAAGAGGATCTTGGTGGTCAACCTGGAATGTTTCTCATAATGTGGGTGCTTTTTTGATCCCTTGGGTGGTAGGATTTTGTATCTATTATTTTGATGATTGGCGCGCGGGAATGTACGTGCCGGGTATGGTTTGTATCTTGTCCAGTTTTTATCTCATTAATCGACTTAGGGATACGCCTCAATCAATCGGATTACCTTCCATAGAAAAATTTCATAATGAAATGGAAAGAAGTGAGGATGAAAATGGGGAGACTAAAATCTCTACCAAGGAAATTCTGATGGAATACATCCTAAAAAACCCCATGATTTGGCTTTTATCTTTTGCCTATTTTTTTGTGTATTTTATCAGAACGGGGGTCAATGATTGGACTGCTCTGTATTTAATTGAAGTGAAAGGCTATACCCAATTAAAGGCGAATGGCTGCGTGTCATTATTTGAGGTAGGAGGCTTTTTTGGAAATTTAGTAGCAGGCTGGGCTTCTGATTATTTCTTTTCTGCTAGAAGAGGGCCTGTAAATGTTTTATTTTCTGTCTTAATGCTTCTATCTATCCTAGCCTTTTGGTTGGTTCCTGGAGGATATCCATGGTTAGATTCGATTTCCATGCTAGCTCTTGGGTTTGCGATATTTGGCCCACAGCTGCTTATTGGAGTGGCGTGCGTCGAATTGTCTCATAAAAAAGCGGCTGCTACGGCGACGGGTTTTGCTGGATGGTTTGCCTATATGGGTGCTGCAGCTTCTGGCTATCCTTTAGGGAAAATTTCTCAAGAGATTGGATGGGCCGGATTTTTTATTGCTTTAGTGGTCTGCGGGATTTTTTCGATCGCCTTGCTTTTACCTTCTTGGTCCATTACTAAGCGGAGTAAAACCGTGGTGAATGAGGAGTCGATTGCGAAGACTGCCTAA
- the hprK gene encoding HPr(Ser) kinase/phosphatase, protein MYLVEDLYKRHADKLGLELIAGKTGMKRCIRVPEAHRPGLALSGYLKSHAHKRILIFGKVEIEYILDLDSDLRIARLESILTKSTPAVIVARRYRPPKELSVVCEKYQVPLFRANMTTMNLLSKLTLLLMEEFASSMSCHGTLVEVFGVGVLIQGDSSVGKSEAALGLIERGHRLISDDIVKVKKREGSYLEGSGAELTRHHMEIRGIGIINVAKLYGAVCVRYQKSIDIVVKLEAWDEQNFYDRVGLDEKYCDILDVKLPFHILPVKPGRDVVLLLETIALNHRLKRMGYNSAQEFSTKLYDVISEKSGKRSRDE, encoded by the coding sequence ATGTATTTAGTTGAAGATCTTTATAAACGGCATGCCGATAAGCTTGGCTTGGAGCTAATTGCTGGAAAAACTGGAATGAAAAGATGCATAAGAGTGCCAGAAGCTCATCGGCCAGGCCTAGCCCTTTCGGGGTATCTTAAAAGCCATGCTCATAAACGCATTTTAATTTTTGGAAAAGTGGAAATTGAGTATATACTCGATCTCGATTCCGACTTAAGAATTGCTCGTCTCGAATCTATTTTGACAAAATCCACTCCTGCCGTTATTGTCGCAAGGCGGTACCGTCCACCCAAGGAATTGTCGGTGGTATGTGAAAAGTATCAAGTCCCTCTGTTTCGCGCCAATATGACAACCATGAACCTGTTGAGTAAGTTAACCCTTCTCTTGATGGAAGAATTCGCCTCTAGTATGAGTTGTCATGGGACTTTAGTGGAGGTTTTTGGCGTGGGAGTTCTTATCCAAGGAGATTCCTCGGTTGGTAAAAGCGAAGCTGCTTTAGGTTTAATTGAGAGAGGGCATCGTTTAATTTCGGATGATATTGTTAAAGTAAAAAAACGAGAAGGAAGTTATTTGGAAGGCTCCGGTGCCGAATTGACTCGACACCATATGGAAATCCGAGGAATCGGAATTATCAATGTTGCTAAGTTATATGGAGCTGTTTGCGTCAGGTATCAAAAAAGTATCGACATTGTGGTAAAATTAGAAGCTTGGGACGAACAAAATTTTTACGATCGAGTAGGACTCGATGAAAAATATTGCGACATCCTAGATGTGAAACTTCCTTTTCATATTCTTCCTGTTAAACCTGGTCGAGATGTGGTTTTGCTGTTGGAGACCATAGCGCTCAATCACAGATTAAAACGGATGGGGTATAATTCGGCTCAGGAGTTTAGTACAAAATTATATGATGTGATTTCTGAAAAATCAGGAAAAAGGAGTAGAGACGAGTGA
- a CDS encoding SMI1/KNR4 family protein, producing the protein MDRHIGEFYSTISDDDSPKGCFHSVIALHDNPDIEWEFISEQCPGLCRGWFELSRLGAADRVEFIREYWLSKLPYHPNLSQFLINFFGLLDDIGVFIVQKKYDDPFEAHLVYSLRGNSGFYRGRTGISEGNLAELQRAFPNYIFPPDYLAFLHIHDGFSKSSDCTGIAPSQNLESLYNNFQLMLSQYEEIGITGNGRTVDPKTLIPFYESFGMPFYQCFWAEWYPENEMGNVYYSGLTHSISNTQSSVSSLESMAFPTFLDWLMFYLEQVEEPI; encoded by the coding sequence ATGGATCGTCACATTGGAGAATTTTATTCAACGATATCAGACGACGACTCTCCAAAAGGGTGTTTTCACTCTGTCATTGCACTGCATGATAACCCGGATATAGAGTGGGAATTCATTTCTGAACAATGCCCTGGGCTATGCAGAGGGTGGTTTGAACTTTCTCGGTTAGGAGCTGCTGATAGAGTAGAGTTTATTCGAGAGTATTGGTTATCAAAGCTTCCTTATCATCCTAACCTCAGTCAATTCCTGATAAACTTTTTTGGTCTCTTAGATGATATAGGGGTTTTTATTGTGCAAAAAAAGTATGACGACCCTTTTGAAGCTCATCTAGTCTATAGTTTACGAGGAAATAGCGGATTTTATCGAGGCCGAACCGGAATTTCGGAGGGCAATCTCGCCGAGCTTCAAAGAGCTTTTCCAAATTATATATTTCCTCCCGATTACCTGGCTTTTTTGCACATTCATGACGGTTTTAGTAAATCAAGCGATTGTACAGGGATTGCACCTTCCCAAAATTTAGAAAGTTTGTATAACAATTTTCAACTTATGCTGTCTCAATATGAAGAGATCGGCATAACAGGAAATGGGAGAACCGTAGATCCAAAAACCTTAATTCCCTTTTATGAATCTTTTGGTATGCCTTTTTACCAATGTTTTTGGGCGGAATGGTATCCCGAAAATGAAATGGGGAATGTCTATTATTCAGGGCTTACCCATTCTATTTCGAATACGCAAAGCTCAGTCTCGAGTTTAGAAAGTATGGCTTTCCCCACTTTTTTAGATTGGCTTATGTTTTACTTGGAACAAGTAGAAGAACCAATCTAG
- a CDS encoding CocE/NonD family hydrolase, with protein MNKKRLIYVCFILLFYLTKSFLLGQDVNFPKPDRVVMLPMRDGKKLPTALYFPSTVSGEKLPCILLRNPSGPSTPFALAYVPLKERGYVVAIQTTRSGLDPEGKTFPFLSDGWGDLQDGYDTVECLAKCDWSNGKVGTIGTSAMGITQLLMAPSAPPSLRCQYVRFGLASMYHHATYPDGQLLKNQAERWLGYCARDPGVHSYVCTHPYYDGFWKQLNTMEVAHQVNVPGVLYGGWFDTFIQGTIDAFVSRQERGNVGAKGKQKLIIGPWHHYWPLTLDLGDFQVPPEGIAPPIDISPERWFDFHLKDINNTKDWPTVLYYVMGPFDGTASSGNRWKSADSWPPAAKETPFYFTQAKKLEKAEPVNLGAMNYCYDPNNPVPTIGGRNLFLESGPKDQREIEKREDVLVFTSAPLEKDVEVTGRLKAHIFLTSSAPNTDVSVRLSDVYPDGKSILIVDGHYRTGIKSKDEALDPTKPLKIEVDLWSTSQVFAKGHSIRVVITSSNYPRFEKNPNIGLLGEYSGNSTVACNTIYMGSGCPSCIILPIVEK; from the coding sequence GTGAATAAAAAACGTCTCATTTATGTTTGTTTTATTTTACTATTTTATTTAACTAAGTCTTTCCTATTAGGACAAGATGTTAATTTTCCGAAACCCGATCGAGTAGTCATGCTTCCGATGCGGGACGGAAAAAAGCTTCCCACAGCCCTTTACTTCCCATCTACGGTTTCTGGGGAAAAACTTCCATGCATTCTTCTTCGCAATCCTTCGGGCCCCTCCACTCCTTTTGCCCTGGCCTATGTCCCTTTAAAGGAGCGTGGCTATGTGGTGGCGATTCAAACCACACGTAGCGGGCTAGACCCTGAAGGTAAAACGTTTCCTTTTCTTAGCGATGGATGGGGTGATTTGCAAGATGGCTATGATACGGTGGAATGTTTAGCAAAGTGTGATTGGTCTAATGGAAAGGTTGGGACAATTGGCACGTCAGCCATGGGAATTACCCAATTGTTAATGGCTCCCTCCGCACCCCCTTCGCTCAGATGTCAATATGTGCGTTTCGGGCTGGCAAGTATGTATCATCATGCCACTTATCCTGATGGGCAGTTACTGAAAAATCAAGCAGAGCGTTGGCTAGGATACTGTGCCCGCGATCCGGGAGTACACAGTTATGTCTGCACACATCCTTATTATGACGGGTTTTGGAAACAACTTAATACAATGGAAGTCGCGCATCAAGTTAATGTTCCCGGCGTTTTATATGGAGGTTGGTTTGATACTTTCATTCAAGGAACCATTGATGCTTTTGTTTCCAGACAAGAAAGGGGAAATGTAGGAGCTAAAGGAAAGCAAAAATTAATCATTGGACCCTGGCATCACTATTGGCCCCTCACCCTGGATTTGGGAGATTTTCAAGTTCCCCCTGAAGGCATAGCGCCTCCTATTGACATTTCTCCTGAGCGTTGGTTCGATTTTCACTTAAAGGATATAAATAACACAAAAGATTGGCCTACAGTGCTTTATTATGTGATGGGGCCGTTCGATGGAACCGCTTCTAGTGGAAATAGATGGAAATCTGCAGACTCCTGGCCTCCTGCAGCCAAAGAAACTCCTTTTTATTTCACGCAGGCTAAAAAATTAGAAAAGGCTGAGCCTGTTAACCTAGGAGCAATGAACTATTGTTATGATCCAAATAACCCAGTTCCCACCATCGGTGGAAGAAACCTTTTTCTAGAGTCAGGTCCTAAAGATCAACGGGAAATTGAAAAAAGAGAGGACGTCTTGGTCTTTACATCTGCTCCGTTGGAAAAGGATGTAGAAGTGACAGGGCGTTTAAAAGCGCATATCTTTTTAACTTCTTCCGCGCCTAATACAGATGTGTCTGTCAGGTTAAGCGATGTTTACCCGGATGGGAAAAGTATTCTAATTGTGGATGGACATTACCGTACAGGAATTAAGTCAAAAGATGAAGCCTTGGATCCAACCAAACCTTTAAAGATAGAGGTAGATCTTTGGTCTACGAGCCAAGTTTTCGCTAAAGGACACTCTATACGAGTGGTTATTACAAGCTCTAATTATCCTCGCTTTGAAAAAAATCCTAATATTGGGTTATTAGGAGAATATTCAGGAAACTCTACAGTCGCGTGCAATACGATCTACATGGGCAGTGGATGCCCTTCATGCATTATTTTGCCAATTGTGGAGAAATAA
- a CDS encoding AURKAIP1/COX24 domain-containing protein, with protein MSSVKKKRKAKISKHKRKKRSRRDRHKTK; from the coding sequence ATGTCGTCTGTAAAAAAGAAAAGAAAGGCGAAAATATCCAAGCACAAGCGTAAAAAACGCAGCCGCCGCGATCGTCATAAAACCAAATAA
- the mnmG gene encoding tRNA uridine-5-carboxymethylaminomethyl(34) synthesis enzyme MnmG has translation MWKFPKKYDVIVMGGGHAGCEAAFAASGMGAQTLLLTMNLDTIGKMSCNPAIGGIAKGHIVREIDALGGIMGKVIDVTGIQYRMLNSTRGPSVWAPRAQADKNAYQMEVKHRLEQQPRLEIKQGTIEDLIVENDRIQGVVTKEGIIYYTSTLIISSGTFLRGLLHIGETHYSGGRAGDQPSVGLSASLEKFGFKLGRLKTGTPPRVNRRSIDFSLTEEQPGDPNVKFSFDDEGRSRLPQVSCHITYTTEETKQIILSNLHRSPMYSGQIKGIGTRYCPSIEDKVVRFADKERHQIFLEPEGLQTEEIYVNGVSSSLPFDVQLAFIQSIPALRNAEIMRPAYAIEYDYVTSGQMTASLETIHLEGLFLAGQINGTSGYEEAAGQGLIAGINAASKVLNQPPLILNRSEAYIGVMIDDLITKGLDEPYRMFTSRAEHRLLLRQDNADLRLRHYGYEKGLITVEQHARLQHKKQTIQEETARLGKVFKQLNGKGYSLAQLLCRPEITYQTLLKDYPADVFDYGEDINMQIQLDLSYAGYIERQKGEVAKFEHIENIRIPEKFEFSSVPGLRNEAKEKLKKHSPFTLGQASRISGVSPADISILMIALAKPRVIAP, from the coding sequence ATGTGGAAATTTCCAAAAAAATACGATGTCATAGTCATGGGTGGTGGCCATGCAGGTTGCGAAGCCGCTTTTGCTGCCTCTGGTATGGGCGCGCAAACCTTATTGCTCACCATGAACTTAGACACAATCGGGAAAATGAGCTGCAACCCTGCCATTGGAGGCATTGCGAAGGGACACATCGTCCGCGAAATCGATGCTTTGGGCGGCATTATGGGAAAAGTGATAGATGTCACCGGCATTCAATACCGCATGCTCAACTCAACCCGAGGGCCTTCTGTATGGGCGCCACGCGCGCAAGCAGACAAAAATGCCTATCAAATGGAAGTGAAACACCGCCTAGAGCAGCAACCCCGCCTAGAAATCAAACAAGGGACCATTGAAGATCTGATCGTTGAAAATGATCGGATTCAAGGCGTTGTGACTAAAGAAGGCATTATTTATTATACTTCTACTCTCATCATTTCTTCCGGGACTTTTTTGCGCGGGCTTCTCCACATTGGCGAAACCCATTATTCGGGAGGACGGGCCGGAGATCAACCCTCCGTAGGGCTTTCTGCTAGTCTCGAAAAATTTGGATTTAAACTTGGCCGTTTAAAAACAGGCACACCGCCTCGAGTCAACAGACGCTCAATCGATTTTAGCTTAACTGAAGAGCAACCCGGTGACCCGAACGTTAAATTTTCGTTTGATGATGAGGGCCGCTCACGCCTTCCGCAAGTTTCTTGCCATATCACTTATACCACAGAAGAGACTAAACAAATTATCCTCTCCAATCTTCATCGCTCCCCGATGTATTCAGGGCAAATTAAAGGTATTGGCACACGCTATTGCCCTTCTATTGAAGATAAAGTAGTCCGTTTTGCTGATAAAGAGAGGCATCAAATTTTTTTAGAGCCAGAAGGATTACAAACCGAAGAAATCTATGTCAATGGGGTTTCCTCCTCCCTCCCTTTTGATGTGCAACTCGCTTTCATTCAAAGTATTCCAGCCTTGAGAAACGCGGAGATCATGCGCCCTGCCTATGCGATTGAATACGATTATGTCACTAGTGGGCAAATGACAGCTTCTCTTGAAACAATCCACCTTGAAGGTTTATTTCTAGCTGGGCAAATCAATGGAACTTCAGGTTATGAAGAAGCTGCAGGGCAAGGCTTAATCGCTGGAATTAATGCGGCGAGTAAAGTTTTAAATCAGCCTCCTTTAATCCTCAATAGAAGTGAAGCCTACATTGGCGTCATGATCGATGATTTAATCACTAAAGGATTAGACGAACCTTATCGGATGTTTACAAGTCGAGCCGAGCACCGCCTTTTGCTCCGCCAGGATAATGCAGATCTCCGCCTTCGCCATTATGGATATGAAAAAGGGCTCATCACTGTAGAGCAACATGCTCGTCTGCAACATAAAAAGCAAACCATACAGGAAGAAACGGCACGCCTTGGAAAAGTGTTTAAGCAGCTAAATGGCAAAGGGTATTCCTTAGCGCAACTTCTTTGTAGGCCTGAGATCACTTACCAAACCTTATTGAAGGATTATCCCGCAGATGTGTTTGACTATGGGGAAGATATCAATATGCAGATCCAGCTCGATCTGTCTTATGCTGGCTACATTGAAAGACAAAAAGGGGAAGTGGCAAAGTTTGAGCATATTGAGAATATCCGCATTCCGGAAAAGTTCGAATTTTCTTCAGTTCCTGGCTTACGCAACGAAGCAAAAGAAAAATTAAAAAAACACTCCCCTTTCACTCTCGGGCAAGCTTCGCGGATTTCAGGGGTTTCCCCTGCTGATATTTCGATCTTGATGATTGCTCTCGCCAAACCTCGCGTCATTGCACCTTAG
- the rpoN gene encoding RNA polymerase factor sigma-54, protein MVYPLSLQQQAKIQQSLKQTQRMIMSPQMQQAIHLLQMPVMELAERIETELAQNPILESLQDCPEEDYDLSRLEEENTEVNLDEEHPLEKELHFDDKNFEILKQIDEEFRDYFSESGNYYIKRTEEEEKQKNFQLNLIKAHVSLFEHLMRLAQETFLKAEEIQMTEAIIGNFDERGFLQTSLKEIAALNNFQEEDLQRLLKIIQTFEPFGIGARNLQESFLIQLRCQKKEKSLAYKIIESCYEDLLHNRLPQIKRCLNCSLEEIQTVIDKDISKLDLHPGASFSCEVAQTIVPDAMIKEENGKLDIVVTSDFLPPIRFNKRYMNMLNDESLCENTKDFIRQRVISAKWLLRNIHHRNTTLDRIAQFLAQQQRSFFQNPDGKLVPLTMKMVADNLGLHESTVARAVAGKYVETPRGLLPFRFFFTNAYLTDEGSDISAKTVKESIKEMIDKEDKAKPLSDHKISQLLESKGIHCARRTVSKYRVELNLGNTQQRRLFRK, encoded by the coding sequence ATGGTTTATCCTCTTTCGCTCCAACAACAAGCGAAAATTCAACAGTCTCTTAAGCAAACCCAGCGAATGATCATGTCGCCCCAAATGCAACAAGCAATTCATCTGCTGCAAATGCCTGTGATGGAATTGGCCGAACGTATTGAGACAGAGCTTGCTCAAAACCCTATTTTAGAATCCCTTCAAGATTGCCCCGAAGAAGACTATGATTTGTCACGTCTAGAAGAAGAGAATACGGAAGTCAATTTAGATGAAGAGCACCCCCTTGAAAAAGAGTTGCACTTTGATGACAAGAATTTTGAAATCCTTAAACAAATTGATGAAGAATTTCGAGATTATTTTTCCGAAAGTGGAAATTACTACATAAAACGGACTGAGGAAGAAGAAAAGCAAAAAAATTTTCAACTGAATTTGATTAAAGCACATGTTTCCTTATTTGAACACCTCATGAGACTCGCACAAGAAACCTTTCTTAAGGCTGAAGAGATACAAATGACCGAAGCTATTATTGGAAATTTCGATGAGCGGGGATTTCTTCAGACCTCTTTAAAGGAAATTGCGGCGCTAAATAATTTTCAGGAGGAAGACCTTCAGCGACTTTTAAAAATTATTCAAACTTTTGAGCCATTTGGAATAGGGGCTCGGAATTTACAAGAATCCTTTTTAATCCAGCTTCGTTGTCAAAAAAAAGAAAAAAGTCTGGCCTATAAGATTATTGAATCTTGCTATGAAGATTTATTACACAACCGGTTACCTCAGATAAAGAGATGTTTAAATTGTTCCCTTGAAGAGATCCAAACAGTGATAGACAAGGACATTTCCAAATTAGATTTACATCCAGGAGCTTCTTTTTCCTGTGAGGTGGCTCAAACTATTGTGCCTGATGCGATGATTAAAGAGGAAAATGGAAAGCTTGACATTGTCGTCACTTCAGACTTTCTTCCCCCTATTAGATTTAATAAACGTTATATGAATATGTTAAATGATGAAAGCTTGTGTGAAAATACCAAGGATTTTATCCGCCAGCGAGTCATTTCTGCTAAATGGCTTTTGAGAAACATCCATCACCGAAACACAACTCTTGATCGCATTGCCCAATTTTTGGCTCAGCAGCAACGTTCTTTTTTTCAAAATCCAGACGGAAAATTAGTGCCCTTAACCATGAAAATGGTGGCAGATAACTTAGGTTTGCATGAATCGACAGTGGCCCGCGCTGTAGCAGGAAAATATGTGGAAACCCCTCGCGGGCTGCTTCCCTTTCGCTTCTTTTTTACCAATGCTTATCTCACCGATGAAGGGTCTGATATCTCAGCAAAGACGGTGAAAGAGTCGATTAAGGAGATGATCGATAAAGAAGACAAGGCAAAGCCTTTGTCAGATCATAAGATTTCACAGCTCTTAGAAAGCAAGGGTATCCATTGTGCCCGCCGGACAGTATCGAAATATCGGGTCGAGCTTAATTTAGGAAATACTCAACAGCGACGCTTATTCAGAAAATAA